Proteins from a genomic interval of Epinephelus fuscoguttatus linkage group LG16, E.fuscoguttatus.final_Chr_v1:
- the si:ch211-248a14.8 gene encoding uncharacterized protein si:ch211-248a14.8 isoform X2, translated as MVALFDNQKGCLEFGDEIRLCEEFHMIPTATSAQNDSMSLSLGRWRRGWCATAMKTLSSNHALKPLVPTLCLVVVVIYGLADKLRNFVAGIFIPQYHYPYAVALCFAQVLVSLLVLNLLHVLDLVPLKHYSRSLGERVLVPSICNSVHAVLAMWAKASSSYAGLFPLMLPLLPIVTVGFSFSQKLVSLPSIHICILISILSGTSFVITASQGLSGVEPLEYMYAPLALIVRSLSLTWLAKVSEAERRHSPDAQASVFDIYYTQLVNQSWVLGLLWLLHPDSPWQVLSHGSWQTLLFHGYLLAILLLGMVLNFLVGMSALCVSPLAAALLHSARQMMQLFLQLL; from the exons ATG GTAGCACTGTTTGACAATCAGAAGGGATGTCTGGAGTTTGGAGATGAAATACGGCTTTGTGAGGAGTTTCACATG ATCCCAACAGCAACCTCTGCGCAGAATGACAGCATGTCTCTTAG TTTAggaaggtggaggagaggatggTGTGCCACAGCGATGAAGACCCTGTCGTCTAATCACGCACTGAAGCCCCTGGTTCCCACCCTCTGCCTCGTGGTGGTGGTGATATACGGCCTGGCAGACAAACTCCGCAACTTTGTGGCCGGCATCTTCATCCCTCAGTACCACTACCCCTATGCGGTAGCTCTCTGCTTTGCCCAG GTTCTGGTCTCTCTCTTAGTCCTAAACCTCCTCCATGTCCTGGATCTGGTGCCTCTGAAGCACTACTCCAGGTCCCTGGGTGAGAGAGTGCTGGTGCCTTCTATCTGTAACAGCGTCCATGCTGTGCTGGCCATGTGGGCCAAGGCTAGCAGCTCGTACGCCGGGCTCTTTCCCCTcatgctgcctctgctgcccATCGTAACTGTGGGCTTCAGTTTCTCTCAGAAGCTGGTGTCTCTTCCATCTATCCACATCTGTATCCTGATTTCCATCCTGAGTGGGACATCTTTTGTCAtcacag cctcCCAGGGTCTGTCAGGTGTTGAGCCTCTGGAGTACATGTACGCACCTCTGGCTTTAATCGTCCGCAGTCTTTCTCTGACTTGGCTGGCCAAAGTGTCCGAGGCCGAGCGTCGCCACTCCCCTGATGCCCAGGCCTCTGTTTTTGACATCTACTACACCCAGCTGGTCAACCAGAGCTGGGTGCTGGGCCTCCTGTGGCTGCTGCACCCGGACAGTCCCTGGCAGGTGTTGAGTCACGGCAGCTGGCAAACCCTGCTCTTCCATGGGTACCTGCTGGCTATTCTCCTGCTGGGGATGGTGCTCAACTTCCTGGTCGGTATgtcggctctgtgtgtctcgCCGCttgctgctgcactgctgcacTCGGCAAGGCAGATGATGCAGCTGTTCCTCCAGCTTTTGTAG
- the si:ch211-248a14.8 gene encoding uncharacterized protein si:ch211-248a14.8 isoform X3 produces MTACLLGKSLGRWRRGWCATAMKTLSSNHALKPLVPTLCLVVVVIYGLADKLRNFVAGIFIPQYHYPYAVALCFAQVLVSLLVLNLLHVLDLVPLKHYSRSLGERVLVPSICNSVHAVLAMWAKASSSYAGLFPLMLPLLPIVTVGFSFSQKLVSLPSIHICILISILSGTSFVITASQGLSGVEPLEYMYAPLALIVRSLSLTWLAKVSEAERRHSPDAQASVFDIYYTQLVNQSWVLGLLWLLHPDSPWQVLSHGSWQTLLFHGYLLAILLLGMVLNFLVGMSALCVSPLAAALLHSARQMMQLFLQLL; encoded by the exons ATGACAGCATGTCTCTTAGGTAAAAG TTTAggaaggtggaggagaggatggTGTGCCACAGCGATGAAGACCCTGTCGTCTAATCACGCACTGAAGCCCCTGGTTCCCACCCTCTGCCTCGTGGTGGTGGTGATATACGGCCTGGCAGACAAACTCCGCAACTTTGTGGCCGGCATCTTCATCCCTCAGTACCACTACCCCTATGCGGTAGCTCTCTGCTTTGCCCAG GTTCTGGTCTCTCTCTTAGTCCTAAACCTCCTCCATGTCCTGGATCTGGTGCCTCTGAAGCACTACTCCAGGTCCCTGGGTGAGAGAGTGCTGGTGCCTTCTATCTGTAACAGCGTCCATGCTGTGCTGGCCATGTGGGCCAAGGCTAGCAGCTCGTACGCCGGGCTCTTTCCCCTcatgctgcctctgctgcccATCGTAACTGTGGGCTTCAGTTTCTCTCAGAAGCTGGTGTCTCTTCCATCTATCCACATCTGTATCCTGATTTCCATCCTGAGTGGGACATCTTTTGTCAtcacag cctcCCAGGGTCTGTCAGGTGTTGAGCCTCTGGAGTACATGTACGCACCTCTGGCTTTAATCGTCCGCAGTCTTTCTCTGACTTGGCTGGCCAAAGTGTCCGAGGCCGAGCGTCGCCACTCCCCTGATGCCCAGGCCTCTGTTTTTGACATCTACTACACCCAGCTGGTCAACCAGAGCTGGGTGCTGGGCCTCCTGTGGCTGCTGCACCCGGACAGTCCCTGGCAGGTGTTGAGTCACGGCAGCTGGCAAACCCTGCTCTTCCATGGGTACCTGCTGGCTATTCTCCTGCTGGGGATGGTGCTCAACTTCCTGGTCGGTATgtcggctctgtgtgtctcgCCGCttgctgctgcactgctgcacTCGGCAAGGCAGATGATGCAGCTGTTCCTCCAGCTTTTGTAG
- the si:ch211-248a14.8 gene encoding uncharacterized protein si:ch211-248a14.8 isoform X1 yields the protein MVALFDNQKGCLEFGDEIRLCEEFHMTPNNRSQQQPLRRMTACLLGKSLGRWRRGWCATAMKTLSSNHALKPLVPTLCLVVVVIYGLADKLRNFVAGIFIPQYHYPYAVALCFAQVLVSLLVLNLLHVLDLVPLKHYSRSLGERVLVPSICNSVHAVLAMWAKASSSYAGLFPLMLPLLPIVTVGFSFSQKLVSLPSIHICILISILSGTSFVITASQGLSGVEPLEYMYAPLALIVRSLSLTWLAKVSEAERRHSPDAQASVFDIYYTQLVNQSWVLGLLWLLHPDSPWQVLSHGSWQTLLFHGYLLAILLLGMVLNFLVGMSALCVSPLAAALLHSARQMMQLFLQLL from the exons ATG GTAGCACTGTTTGACAATCAGAAGGGATGTCTGGAGTTTGGAGATGAAATACGGCTTTGTGAGGAGTTTCACATG ACTCCAAACAACAGATCCCAACAGCAACCTCTGCGCAGAATGACAGCATGTCTCTTAGGTAAAAG TTTAggaaggtggaggagaggatggTGTGCCACAGCGATGAAGACCCTGTCGTCTAATCACGCACTGAAGCCCCTGGTTCCCACCCTCTGCCTCGTGGTGGTGGTGATATACGGCCTGGCAGACAAACTCCGCAACTTTGTGGCCGGCATCTTCATCCCTCAGTACCACTACCCCTATGCGGTAGCTCTCTGCTTTGCCCAG GTTCTGGTCTCTCTCTTAGTCCTAAACCTCCTCCATGTCCTGGATCTGGTGCCTCTGAAGCACTACTCCAGGTCCCTGGGTGAGAGAGTGCTGGTGCCTTCTATCTGTAACAGCGTCCATGCTGTGCTGGCCATGTGGGCCAAGGCTAGCAGCTCGTACGCCGGGCTCTTTCCCCTcatgctgcctctgctgcccATCGTAACTGTGGGCTTCAGTTTCTCTCAGAAGCTGGTGTCTCTTCCATCTATCCACATCTGTATCCTGATTTCCATCCTGAGTGGGACATCTTTTGTCAtcacag cctcCCAGGGTCTGTCAGGTGTTGAGCCTCTGGAGTACATGTACGCACCTCTGGCTTTAATCGTCCGCAGTCTTTCTCTGACTTGGCTGGCCAAAGTGTCCGAGGCCGAGCGTCGCCACTCCCCTGATGCCCAGGCCTCTGTTTTTGACATCTACTACACCCAGCTGGTCAACCAGAGCTGGGTGCTGGGCCTCCTGTGGCTGCTGCACCCGGACAGTCCCTGGCAGGTGTTGAGTCACGGCAGCTGGCAAACCCTGCTCTTCCATGGGTACCTGCTGGCTATTCTCCTGCTGGGGATGGTGCTCAACTTCCTGGTCGGTATgtcggctctgtgtgtctcgCCGCttgctgctgcactgctgcacTCGGCAAGGCAGATGATGCAGCTGTTCCTCCAGCTTTTGTAG